In Stomoxys calcitrans chromosome 2, idStoCalc2.1, whole genome shotgun sequence, the following proteins share a genomic window:
- the LOC131994731 gene encoding GATA zinc finger domain-containing protein 14-like, producing MLRTYDEISQLLFSDIIKSRLVGKAKEIIEINTQAQSWTTIKNILENNFGEKKNCEQLFDELRAITFETTTVDFYNEIKHRLRRLNSKALLVIGEGEAANQVSLNNMKSALHIFKNKMPEPMRTVLTCRNPDSLESAMDILFESGYAYMGKDGRIVKRNDKGKRQNNEGKDGNRESSGSVRSHNNRNNYNNNRSNEHNNHNYNNRSNDYNNHNHNNNNNNRSNEYNNHNYQHRENHNYRQDNPNYNYNRNQQRHGQNHNQPQQPEPMEINNVQPTSSTENHQNYNQNNQLYNQSEQYCKCNGQNSNQPRQQEQNENNANDAQNFQPTASAETYHI from the coding sequence ATGCTTAGGACGTATGACGAAATATCACAGCTTTTGTTCTCGGACATCATTAAAAGTAGGTTAGTCGGTAAAGCAAAGGAAATCATTGAAATTAATACacaggcacagtcttggaccacaattaagaaTATTTTAGAGAACAACTTtggtgagaaaaaaaattgcgaacAATTATTTGACGAATTAAGAGCAATAACCTTTGAAACCACTACTGTAGATTTttacaatgaaataaaacacagaCTCAGACGCCTGAATAGCAAAGCCCTTTTGGTCATTGGCGAAGGTGAAGCAGCTAATCAAGTTTCTCTTAATAATATGAAATCTGCATTGCATATCTTTAAAAACAAGATGCCAGAACCTATGCGGACTGTATTAACTTGCAGAAACCCTGATAGCCTGGAATCTGCCATGGATATTTTATTCGAAAGCGGCTACGCCTACATGGGAAAAGATGGTCGTATAGTAAAAAGGAACGATAAAGGAAAAAGACAAAATAATGAAGGAAAAGACGGGAACCGAGAATCTTCAGGAAGTGTAAGGAGCCATAACAATagaaataattataataataatagatCAAATGAACATAACAACCATAATTATAATAATAGATCAAATGACTATAACAATCAcaatcataataataataataataacagatCAAATGAATATAACAATCATAATTATCAACACCGGGAAAACCATAATTATCGGCAGGACAACCCGAATTATAACTACAATCGAAATCAACAACGTCACGGACAAAACCATAACCAACCCCAACAACCAGAACCGATGGAAATAAATAATGTGCAACCTACTTCCTCAACAGAGAATCATCAGAACTACAACCAAAATAACCAACTATACAACCAAAGCGAACAATATTGCAAATGTAATGGACAAAACTCCAACCAACCCAGACAACAAGAACAAAACGAAAATAATGCAAACGATgcacaaaattttcagccgacAGCCTCAGCGGAAACCTACCATATATAA